The segment GGACGCTCGGCCGAGCGTCCGTTGTGTCAAAGGTTACTGCGTCGTGGCTCTAACGGGGACGGACGCACGAGCCGTGCGTCCCTACATCATCGTTACTCGTCTCGCTCTAACCTCTAACCTCTAATCTCTAACTTCTAAGTACCTTTGTGCAGACTCATAGCTCATCCTATCAACCGTCACTACTAGATGAATGTTGCTACCTTACCACGTCTGCTACGCTGCGATCAGTGGATCAAGAACCTCTTTGTCCTAGCGCCCGCCTTCTTCGGAGGGGTGCTCCTAGACTCGTCGCTCTGGGGCGGCTTGGTGGTGGCGTTTTTTGCCTTCTCGCTACTCTCCTCATCGATCTACATCGTCAACGACATTGTGGATCAAGCGCGTGATCGCCTGCACCCTAAGAAGCGCTTGCGCCCAATAGCCTCTGGGTCGATCTCGATACCGGTCGCGTGGATCATGGCAGCACTCTTACTGATCCTCGCTGTGGCTTTGCCCCTGGCGCTCCTGCCTCGTACGCTCTGGTGTCAGACGCTCTGGATCATGGGTGGCTATTGGCTGCTCAACGTCTGCTACAGTTACCTGCTCAAGCGGATAGCGGTGGTCGACGTGGTCTCTATCTCGGTGGGCTTCGTGCTGCGGGTGCTACTCGGAGGAGTCGTCACTGGGGTGGTGGTCTCGGAGTGGCTCGTGGTGATGACGCTGCTCC is part of the Porphyromonas asaccharolytica DSM 20707 genome and harbors:
- a CDS encoding decaprenyl-phosphate phosphoribosyltransferase, with the translated sequence MNVATLPRLLRCDQWIKNLFVLAPAFFGGVLLDSSLWGGLVVAFFAFSLLSSSIYIVNDIVDQARDRLHPKKRLRPIASGSISIPVAWIMAALLLILAVALPLALLPRTLWCQTLWIMGGYWLLNVCYSYLLKRIAVVDVVSISVGFVLRVLLGGVVTGVVVSEWLVVMTLLLSLFLALAKRRDDYLIYERSGVAMRQAIKGYNRAFLDHTLTMIVGVLLICYLLYTLSAEVHEEPGGDYLYLTALPVLVGLLRYLQITLVEERSGSPTQVVYRDAIIGICVVVWGVLFGLLRYVV